TGTGCACCGCGCGCTGCGGCCCGGCGCGAGCGTCACCGTGCGCGGACCGCGCAACCACTTCGAGCTGGCCGACGCCGGGGCCTACGTCTTCGTCGCGGGCGGCATCGGCGTCACCCCGCTGCTCACCCAGGCCCGTGAGGCCGGGGAGCGCGGGCGGCCCTGGGAGTTCTGGTACGCGGGCCGCAGCCGTGCCTCGATGGCCTTCGGCGAAGAACTCGGCCAACTCGCGGCCGCGGACCGCACGGTGACGCTCCATCCGAAGGACGAGCACGGGCGGCTGGACCTCGACCGGGTGCTGACCCGGGTCCCGGCCGACGCGTTGGTCTACTGCTGCGGCCCGGAGCGGCTGACCTCGGCCGTGCGGGCCGGATGCGCGGCGCTCGGCCTCCTGGACCGGCTGCGCGTCGAGCACTTCGCCGCCGCCCCGGCCGACGGCAACGGCGCCGACGGCGAGGGCGCGGGCGAGGAGCGGGCCTTCGAGGTGGAGTGCGTCCGCTCCGGCGTCACCGTCACGGTGGGCCCGGACGAGGCGATCGTCGACGCCCTGGAGAACGTGGGCGTCCTGGTCGACGCGTCCTGCCGCGACGGCGTCTGCGGGACCTGCGAGGTCCCGGTGCTCGAAGGCGAGTTGGACCACCGGGACATGGTCCTCAGCGACGCCGAGCGGGCGGCCGGCGACACCGTGCTCGTCTGCGTCTCGCGCTGCCGCTCGCAGCGCCTCGTGCTCGACCTCTGACCCCGGCCGGCCCGCACCCGGCGACCCTCTCAAGGAGTGACAGTCCATGAGCACCGAACAGTTCACCGGCCGGGCCGTGCCCGGTCCGCCGACCGCCGTGTCCCCCACGGCGACCGGCCCGCACAGTACGTCCGACCCGGGCGGT
This window of the Streptomyces sp. NBC_01275 genome carries:
- a CDS encoding PDR/VanB family oxidoreductase, with the protein product MSGASQEPFDLLVHRMTWEATDVLSVDLVHPQGKPLPAWTPGAHIDLHLDGLVRQYSLCGDPADPARYRVAVLNDPASRGGSAYVHRALRPGASVTVRGPRNHFELADAGAYVFVAGGIGVTPLLTQAREAGERGRPWEFWYAGRSRASMAFGEELGQLAAADRTVTLHPKDEHGRLDLDRVLTRVPADALVYCCGPERLTSAVRAGCAALGLLDRLRVEHFAAAPADGNGADGEGAGEERAFEVECVRSGVTVTVGPDEAIVDALENVGVLVDASCRDGVCGTCEVPVLEGELDHRDMVLSDAERAAGDTVLVCVSRCRSQRLVLDL